CTACTCTTTACCCGGCTTCACTAAAAATACAGCAACCGCCAGCAAAACCGTTGTGGAGAGCGCCATGGCCAGAAAGGTGACATTTAATCCATGGATCGGCGCACGCGCGCCATAGCTGGTAAGGGAGCTGTTTGTCACAGCGGTCATAATACCTACAAAAACAGCCGAACCGATGGCGCCGGCAATTGTCCGGAGCGAAGTCAGGAGGGCGGTGCCGTGGGCGGTCAGCTCAATTTTAACCCCACTGATGCCCCAGGTTACCAACGGCATCATCAGGCAGCCAATGGCGGCACAGCGAATCGTATTGTAAAGGGACGCGACCCAGACAGAGGTATTCATCGTGATAAAGAACATGCCGATATTACTGGTCAGCATGAAAAGCGCGCCGGCAACAAATAATTTTTTGATTCCGATCCGGTCATAAATCTTCCCGGCAAAAGGGCTCACAATAGCCATAACCAGCGACCCGGGAAGGGTGACTAACCCGGAGAGTGTTGCCGAATAGCCCATAATGGACTGAACGTAAAGAGGCATGATGATGGACGACCCCATCATCACAAAATACAACAGCATGCTGCCAATCAGACTCAGGGTATACTCCTTATTTTTAAGAACGCGCAGCTCCAGGAAGGGCTCTTTTAAATGGAGCTGCCGATGAACGAAAAAGACCGAGGCCGTACAGCCAACCGCGAGGGGCAAGAGGATTTTAAAACTGACGAAAGCGCCGCTTCCCATATTTCCGATGCCCAGTGTAATGCCGCCAAAGGCAAAGGCACTGAGGATAAAGGACAGCAAGTCAAACCGGGTAATAACATTCTCCAGCACATTATCAAAAACAAAAACGGCAAAGACCAGCGAGATGAGCATAATAAAAATAGCAATGCAAAAGATCATCCGCCATCCCACTGAGTCTACCAGAAGCCCTGCAATTGTCGGCGCAATTACCGGAGCGGCGCCAACCGAGAGGCCGTACCACCCCATGATGCTCCCCTTTTTCTCAACCGGATAGATGGTCAGGAGGATAACCTGGGCCATGGAGGTCAGGACGCCGTTTCCGCAGGCCTGAAGAATTCTTCCAAACATCATGAACTGAAAATTAGGCGCGGCAGCACAGAGCAGCAATCCTAAGATAAAACAGCCAATAGCGGACAGATAAAGTTTTCTGGTTGGAAAACGGGTTATGAGAAAAGCTGTCAGCGGCATCATGGTTCCCATGGCCAGCGAATAACCGCTTGTGAGCCATTGTCCTGTCGTCACACTGATGTCGAAGGCTTTGATAATAGGCGGCAGAGCCGTTGTCAGGGCTGTTGCCAGCATGGACGAGGCAATACAGGTGATTAATATATTGATAAAAATCAGGGTTCTTTTCCTGTCGGTAATGTTAATGGTGTTGGTCAATGTTCTTCCCCTCTTGCGCTGTGATTGTTTATCTTATTTAAAAGAGCATAAAATGTCCGCTTTTCATCATCTGTTAAAGACGCCAGCATATCGCTGTGTACTTTCTTCTGCTTTTTTCGGCTTTTTTTTACTTCCTCTATCCCCTCCGCGGTCAGGGAGACCATTAAGCTTCGCCTATCCTTTTTAGACGGGACACGCTGCACATATCCCTTCTCCTCCAATTTAGACAGCAGCTCGCTTAAAGAAGGCGGGCGAATCTGCAGGGCATCAGCCATTTCTCTCTGGCTGATTTCATGTTTGTCTTCGAGAAAGAACAAACACCGGTATTGCCCCATAAATGGCCTCAGGTTGTCTCCCTCAGTATCCCGGGATGGAATATAACGGTTCATTCTCGCAACATTAAAAAACAGCTCAATGATTTCATTATCTGTGATATTCAAAGCAGTCTCCTCTTTTTTTTAGTTTATAAATACGCTTATTATCGTTAGGTACCTATCATTTTATATCTGTTTAGTATTATAGATAAGCCGTTCTTTTTTGTCAAGCTTGTTTTAGCACGGGCACAAAAAGAAAAAGACCGATGGTTTTTCCAAAGAAAACCATCGGTCTTTTTAATGGGCGGCCTAAGCCTGCTGCCTTCTCTTTACATCCTCTAAAAATGCTTCCAGGCTTCTGTCGTGGAGCTTTTCTCCTTCTTTGGAAAACAGGCAGCCTGGTATCTGTCCCCGGCCCCGATGCTTGGCGATACATTCACAGCAGTAGCCATGCTGTTTACAGCCAAATTCGGTACAGGTACAGCCCTGTTCATTTTTATCCTTCCGGCAGATACGCTCTTCGGCAGTTTCGGGTGTTTGACATGTGTTGCAGCTCATGATCATACTCCTCCTGATTCGTTTTTCAGGATTATTATATCACAGTACCCGGCACTTTGAAAACTTTCAGTTTTAATGGCTCGTTTTAGTAGTCTCCCTGAAACGGGAAGCCTGATCACATCTTACGCTGCGGTACTCCATCAGGGCAGACAGCAGAATCCATATGACTGGAAAAATAAGGATTGGCGTGAGCTCAGCGGTATCCAGAAGCTTCATCAACCCGGTGGTGATATATGTAGCCAAAAAGGTGGCGATGTACTGGACCCCGACCACAATTCCCATGGCGCGTGTCATACATACCGAGGGTACCACCTCTGTCACCTCCTGATAGACATAGGCAATGGACGTCATATAGGCCCCTCCCATCAGGGTTACAATTATAATCAGCAGAAAACGGTTCGGAAAAAGATATAAAAGTAAAAGTACAACAGACATGAGGACATCCGATACAACCGAGGTAAAGCTTCCCAATTTTCGATAGGTCCGATCAAAGAAAAAGGCAAAGACGGCACCGCCCAGGGTATCGACTGAAAGTGCGATGCCGGCATAACCGACATCGCCCAGACCATGTTCTACAATATATAAGGATAAAAAGAAACCCGGAACAAAATAGGTTATGCCCAGCACGATGAAATTTAAAAGCATTATCCAGAACCTGGAGCCTAATCTGGCAATGCCCGTGCCATTTTCCATTTTGTCTTTCTCCTGGTCGAAAAGCGTTTTGGGAAGGCTTGGGATAAACAAAGCCACCATCAGAGTCATCAAAGCCGCAGTCCAGTAAACATTAAAGGCACCGACCCATGACCGGTGTGCCAGATAGCCTGCCGCCACTGAAAAAAGAGACCCCGCCGCTGCCATGGCAGAATTGTAATATCCCATGTATTTTGCCCGGATACGCTCATCGACATACAGCTCCGCGATCATCGTAACTGCCGCGACATTGATATAAGCAGAGGCTGTCCCACAGATCAGATTTACTGCGATAAAACCATAAATACTAACCTGACGTGTAAAAAGCAGCGCTGAAACGGTAAAGATCACACAGGCTGTCAGCAGGGCTTTTTTCCGGTTTGTCCGGCTGTAGATCGCTGGTGAGATAAAGGATACGCACATTATTACAATATATGGACCGGAAATAAAGAAATTGACAGCCATTGCCTGTTCTGGAAAGGCTTCGTAGATATTATAATTGATCACCTGAAAAATGGTGGTGTACATCACCGCAAAGGAGGTGGTCAAGATACTGACATAAGCCAGCAGCCTTCTTGTTCTGGAGAACGCCTCTAACATAATAGACCTCTGATTCTGGATGATTTATCCTTTAAATAAAATAATTCTTCTGTTTTAATCTCTGTATATTTTGTGTTATCATAATGGTACATTATTATTTGACCGCGATTAAAAAAGGAGGCGTAATCAAAATGGCAACAGAAAATAAAAACGGGATTTCGACACGAAAGAAAATTCTCAGCACTTGCAGGCATCTGTTTTATGAAGAAGGGTTTTCTGCCGTAACCTTTGCTGGAATCTGTAAAGCGACAAATACAAACCCCGGCTCAGTCTCTTACCATTTTAAAAGCAAGATTAACATTGCCCTGCTGATCTATCAGGAAATCATGGAGACGCTCTCAAACGAATCCAAGGCACTTTTTCCCGACAGCGATCTGACACAGCAGCGCATGCTGGCACTTGCCATGCATTTACGTCTGCTTTATGACAACGCCAAATACCGGCGTTTTTCGGCCGAGGTCTGCACACAGCGCGCTTATGACAAGGAGCTGTCACGTTTTGTCTACAGCTATTCGGAACCCTTTCTTGTCGCCAAGGAGTACATGAGCGAACAGAAAGCCCTGTTCTACTTTGCCGCTATGATTGGAATGGACGGTTACCTGGAGTCCTATATCGACCGGGACATTGACCATCTGACCTTTGATGAAATCTTTAATTATTATATTGAGCTGCACTACTCCTTCCTGGAAAAAATGGATTTCTCCAAACGCATATCCCGCGTTTATGAGGATCTGGGCACTCTGGATATCCGGATATCCGAGGACTTCAAGCTCTCCATCGCACCCTGTCCTCAAGAATAGGTCTAGCAGCTCATATAGAAAAATTTTTCAAATACTGCGTCCTGGGCTGCCATTACCAATGCCCTGGCGTTATCTGGCGTATTGGGATAGTATTTCAGATAATCGTCCCAGCTCTGGTAATAGCGGCTTTTAAATGCCGGAACCTCTGAATGGTGATAGTCTTCCTTCCTGAAGACTTCGCCCGTGGCGGTTCCGTCATTTTCATATACGCCATAATCCCGCACTGTTTCACAGACCGCCGCCAGGTTTTCAAGCTTGATATCCGCCAGTGTGATGGGGTCCTTGTCAAAGCCGAAAATATATTGTCCGCCGGGCGCCATAATATCCAGCCAGGCCTTTGTTTTATCAATAACCTCCTGCTTTGTACAGGTTAAAAGATTGTTCAGCGGGAAGCCGCCGCCCAAAACAAACTTTTTGCCCAGTTTTTTCTTGATTTCGCGTGGGTCGGTCAGTTCAAAGGTAAAGTACATACCCGTTGGCAGCTCATACAGATAATCCAGCAGCCTTGTCCAGTCGTGCTCTAAAAAGGCGCCGCAGCGCATTCCGAGGGCCGCGTAATCTGTTACCAGGCGTTTCCAAGAAGGCAGCCACACCTCTGCAAAATCCTTCTCACGGATATAGGTTGCCATATGCAGCTGGAACATGGTTGGATTATAGCGGTTGATCTGACGGCTGTCTGTGCATTTTCCCATTTTGTACATCATTGGATAAATGGCGTCAAGGGCTTCTGACAGCTCCTTCCGGTGTCTTCGGACATCCATGCAGATTCCTGAAAAGCTCCTGAGCTGATCCCCGATCCAGTCCATCGGGGCACGGCCAAAGCCCTGAATGCCGACATCTGATGGGTAGCCGTATTTTTCGTTAAGCCTCTCTACCATGGACCCTGTTTTTGCATAGTAGTCGCCCTCCAGAACCATCTCCTCATACAATGAAAACAAAACCTTTCCCGCACTTTCCTCCACATTAAGGTTTTTATAAAGCCGCGGAACACATTTATCAATTAAAAAGGCATAGGGATCTTCGATGAGCTCGCTGTACTCATCGGCCTGCATGCACTCTGTGTTGGGGTGCTGCATGATCCCGGTATTGGACATCAGCTTGTTTTTGGCGTCCAGAGTCTGGGATGAGTAAGGTGCGTAGACAGATCCCGCATAAATACAGGTATCGGTCGGGATCATTTCGCACAGCTCCTCCGCTGCCGGCTCAAGCAGTGAAGGGTCCCAGTAGGCGGCCTTTCGGTCTACTTTACCATAATCTGCCACTGCTGTTAAAGGCAGGCTGACCGAAATAGGCACCCGTTTCGGAATTTTATTGTCAAATACATCTTTGATATTTTGTGTTCGTTCTTCACATGTTTTTTTTACGTCATCTCTCATTTATTTTAATCTCCTTTTGATTTGTTAAACCGATGCTTTTACGCTTCACTGGTCTTTGTAAAACGTTTCTTTTCAATTGCCGATACAAATATTTCTGCCACAAACAGTACTGCCAGTATGATGGCTGAAATAATCCATGTTTTTACGAAGGAATCGGTGTGCATGATCTGTGTCAGCCATGTTGCGTAGTAAGTACTGGCAAAAGAGCCAATGCCGTAAACCGCTGTCGAGATGGATACTGAATCGTCATACCGGGATTTTGGTACAATCGCAAATCCCTGGGCATAAGCATATGAGAAAGCATATTTGTAGGTACAGCCCCCTATAGTACCCACAACCAGAACCGTTGCCACTGATGGGAAAAGAATCAGAATAAACAGGGACAGCGCGGCTACAAGATAACAGAGGGTAATGGTCTGCCGTTTGAGCTTGCTGTAAACAAATCCAAAGCCCAGGCAGAGCACAAACCCGGCCAGGGATTTAACTGAGGCCGAAATTCCTGCCAGCTCGGTCCCGCCAATACCATTTTCCATAATGTAGGAGGACAGATAATAGAGGACCGTCCCCCCCAATACCACATTCATCACAAACCATCCAAAGCTCATCCACCAAAACCGCCAGCCCAGGGATTCCTTTTCAGCCTTGCCGCCGGACTGCTGCGCGGCCTGGCTCTCTGGACGGATACTGGGAATAAACACGATCAGCAAAATTACCATTGGCACCGCTGACCAGTAAATCTTAAAGACATTCTGCCAGACACCGCTGGCTGCCAGAATACCGGCCGCATAGCTGAAGATAACCCCTACGAGACTCAGGGCCGCATTATAATAGCCTGTAATTTTAGCCCTTTTCGTCTCGTCCTCATAGAGATCCGCGATCAGGGCGACAGCCACCACATTGACAACACCTGAACCAATCCCCACCAGAGTACGCATGATACACATGTATAAAAAATCATCGACTAAAACGCCTAAGATCGCCCCAACGGCAAAAACAACGCCGCCCGCAATCATAACGGTCCGCTTGTTAACCTTTTTCAGAACCACGCCGGTTAATAAAGACGCAATGACAACAATTAACATTGGTCCCGAAATAAAATAATTAATATACCCCATTGAATCCGGATAGGCCTGATATAACAGACCAATTACAGGATTAATGGCCAGATCCGCCATAACGGCAATGGCTGTGGCCATAATGGCAATGACTGCCAACGTTTTCTTTGACTGTGACATTTCCACTGACATAACACTCTCTCCTTAATACTTGATTTACTGCATTAACCTCTGCTCCTCTTTATGTAACACACTTTTTTACTCCCTTCAATTATTTGAGCGTGATTAAATTTGAGTATGCTCAAATTATATTTCGTTTAATTTCGTTTGTCAAGACAAAATTTTAAAAATTCTATATTTTACGTTTTTCGAAATTATGGAAATCCGCCGCAATTTCTCCCACAATATCCCATCTTAACTATAGGCTTTTGCACAATTTTATGATATTATTTTAGGAAGTATAAAAATTAAGGATCACAACAGGAGAGAATAGATGGAGACAAACGAAAAAACCAATTTTATTATCAACGCCATTGATGAGGATAACAAAAACCATGTGTATACCGACGAGCGCGTACACACCCGTTTTCCACCCGAACCCAATGGCTATTTACATATTGGCCACGCCAAGGCCTCTTTGCTGAACTACCGCATTGCCAAAAAATACAACGGAAAGTTCAACCTGCGTTTTGACGACACCAACCCTGTCAAGGAAGACATTGAATATGTCAACTCGATCAAAGAGGATTTATCCTGGCTGGGCATTGACTGGGAAGACCGCCTCTACTTTGCGTCCAGCTATTTTTCAAAAATGGCGGAATACGCCGTAGAGCTCATTAAAAAGGGCCTGGCCTTTGTAGATGACTTAAACGCAGACCAGATTCGTGAATACCGCGGCACACTCAAGGCGCCCGGTAAGGAAAGCCCCTACCGCAACCGCTCTGTATCCGAAAACCTTGAACTTTTTGAAAAAATGAAAGCCGGCGAATTTGACGAGGGCGTTAAAGTACTCCGGGCTAAAATCGACATGGCCAGCCCGAATATGAACATGCGCGATCCAGTCATTTACCGTATCCTGCACACCAAGCACCCCAATACCGACGAAGACTGGTACATCTACCCCATGTACGATTTTGCCCATCCGGTGGAGGATGCCATCGAAGGCATCACCCATTCCCTCTGTACCCTGGAATTTGAAGACCACCGTCCCTTCTACGACTGGGTTCTGGCCAACCTGGACGACTTTAAGGCCGAGCACCCCCGCCAGATCGAATTTGCAAAGCTGAACCTGTCCGGTACCATTATGGGCAAACGCTACCTGAAAAGACTGGTCGATGAAGGCATTGTGGATGGCTGGGATGACCCGAGACTGGCGACTATCTCCGGTATGCGCCGCCGTGGCTATACACCGGAGGCTATTCAGGCTTTCTGTGAGGAGATCGGCGTCGCCAAGGCAAACTCCACTGTCGACATCGCCATGCTGGAGCATTTTATCCGCGACGACTTAAAGCTGAAAGCCCCGCGTGTCAATGCTGTACTCGATCCGCTCAAGGTTACCATTACCAATTATCCTGAGGATCAGATCGAGTGGCTTGAAATTGAGACAAATCTGGATGTACCGGAAATGGGCATGCACAAAATGCCTTTTGGACGTGAAATCTATGTTGAAAAATCAGACTTTATGGAAGTTCCGGTTAAAAAATACTTCCGTCTCTTCCCTGGCAATGAAGTCCGCCTGAGAGGCGCCTATTTCATTACCTGCAACGAGGTTATCAAGGATGAAAACGGCGAGGTCATCGAGCTTAAATGTACCTATGACCCAGAAACAAAATCCGGCTCCGGTTTTACAGGCCGCAAAGTCAAGGGAACCATCCACTGGGTATCAGCCTCCGAAGGAGAACAGGTTGAGGTTCATATGCTGAACCCGCTGCTTAAGGATGAAGAAGGCTTTGACGCTGACACCTTCCTTGATAAAATTAACCCGGACTCACTGAAAAAGATCACCGCCTGGGTAGAACCGCGTGTGCTGGAAGCCAGCCCCTATGACAAGTTCCAGTTTGTCCGCCAGGGTTATTTCTCCGTTGACCCTAAATATTCAACCGAGGGAAATCCGGTCTTTAATCAGGTCGTGCCGCTTAAAAGTTCCTGGCGTCCAGGTAAGTAATCCGCATTCAATCGCGTTTATCATAAGGAGTAAATATGATTTGGTCATTAAAAGAAACCCTGCCCCGCGAAGAAATTCGCGAAATTCAATTCAAACGTCTGAAAAAAACACTCAAGCACGTCTATAAAAATGTGCCTTACTACAGAAACCTGTTTAAGGCCAATAAAATCAAGCCCGATGATATCCGTTCTCTGGAGGACCTGCGTTTTCTGCCTTTTACCACCAAGGAGGATCTTCGGATGAACTATCCCTTCGGCCTGTTCGCAGTGCCGAAGGAAAAAATCGTGCGCTACCATGCGTCCTCCGGCACCACCGGCAACCCCACTGTTGTAGGCTACACCAGGAAGGATCTTGAAACCTGGGCCGAGTGTATTGCCCGTCTGGTTACCATGGGTGGCGTTACCAAACGGGATACTGCGCATGTATCCTTTGGCTACGGCCTGTTCACGGGCGCTTTTGGCCTACACCAGGGCCTTGAAAAGGTTGGAGCCGGCGTTGTGCCCATGTCCAGCGGCAATACCCAGAAGCAGATAAAAATCATGAAGGATTTTGGCGCCACTGTACTCATCGGCACGCCTTCCTACGCGCTGCGCCTGGCTGAGGTGGCTCAGGATATGGGCCTGGACCCGGCGACGGATTTAAACCTGCGGGTCGGCTGTTTTGGCGGTGAAGGCTCCACCGAGGCCATGCGCGCCAAGATCAACGAGGCCTTTGGCCTGTTTGCCACTGAAAACTACGGGATGAGCGAGCTCATCGGCCCTGGTGTTTCCGGCGAATGCCAGGCGCTCACTGGCATGCACATCAATGAGGATCACTTTATCGCAGAAATCATTGACCCTGTGACCTTGGAGGTTCTGCCAGAAGGCGAAACCGGCGAGCTGGTCATCACGCCTATCACCAAGCAGGCACTGCCGCTGATCCGTTACCGCACAAAGGATATCACCCATCTCGATTATTCCCCCTGTGCCTGTGGCCGTACCACTGCCCGCATGGCCAAGATTGAAGGCCGTACCGATGATATGCTCATCATCAGCGGTGTCAATGTCTTCCCGTCCCAGATCGAGGAAGTGCTGCTGAGTATTGACGGCATTGGCTCCAACTATCTGATTACCGTCAGCAAGAAGGGGTATCTGGATAAAATCGAAATTGATGTGGAGGTAATCGACCACGATCTGCTGGATTCTGTCACCAAGCTGGACGCGCTCTATGCCGAAATCAAGACCAAGCTTCATACCATCCTGGGGATTCACCCAACCATCCACCTCGTTGAACCAAAGAGCTTAAAACGTTCCGAAGGAAAGGCCCAGCGTGTCCTTGACCTTCGCAATGAAAAATAAGGAGGCCCGATATGTTAATCAAACAATTATCCATTTTTATCGAAAACAAAAAAGGACATCTTGCCAGCATCACAAAGGTGATCTGTGACGCCGGAATTGATATCCGGGCGATCTCGGTTTTTGACAGCTCGGAATTCGGCATACTGCGCCTGGTCGTCAACGAACCCTACAAAGCCGCTGAGCTACTGAAAGAGGCCGGTCACGTGGCCAAAATGACCGATGTGCTGGCGGTTGAGCCCGAAGACCGAATCGGCGCCATGTACCGCATTTTTGACACTTTATCCGATAACGACATCAATGTGGAATACGTCTATTCCTTTGTCATGCGCAATCAGAGCGCCATGCCCCTGGTCATCATGAAAACAAGCGACCAGGAAAAAGCCATCGAGGTGCTCAAGAACTCTGGCGTTATTGTTCTGCCAAAGGAAGATGTCTATCAGGTCGATTGAAATTGCTTTAAAGACTAAAATAAAAATCACAGGGCGTTCGCTCTGTGATTTTTTTGAATCCAAAATTTCAAACATTAAAGCAACAGTTCCGCACTCTCAGGTGTAAAGATGACTTCTTTATCCTTAACCACTGCATTTCCGACAAGACGGTAGCCCTTTGGGCCGCCGTCTACAGTTGCTGCCAATATCCAGGTCTTTGGATTTTTCTGTAAATTTTTCTGGGTAACTTCCATTTTATATATGCCAATAATAATGGCATCTTCACCTGCTTTGACATTTCCCACAATGATCGGATGGGGCTCTCCTGCTTCACCAACCGTTACGATGGTTACATAGCTGGAACCTTCAATTACTTTTTTGACATCTTCCTGTATTTTCATCACAATACTCCTTTGTTTTATTGACAGCTGTTTACTCCGGATTTACTATCTGGTATAATTATACTACCATAAAAAGATGTAATCAATTACGCAGTTTATTATGAGTAGGTGAGAAAAAAATGAGTACCCTGAAAAACACTGAAAGCCAAACCTGTACTGGCAATTGCCCCTGCGGCGAATACTGCCTGCTGACCATTGCGCTTAACCTGATTGGCGGCAAATGGAAGATTCCGATCATCTGTGCCTTGAAGCAGGACGGCCCCACACGTTATAACGAATTGAAACGAAAGATATCCGGTATTACCAACACCATGCTGGCCAGCTCATTAAAAGAACTGGAAAGCAGCGGCCTGATCTACCGAAGACAATATGATGAAATGCCGGTCCGGGTAGAATACAGTCTGGCCGAGCTGGCCGAAGGCTTAATTCCTATTCTTTCTCAGCTTGCCATGTGGGGACAGCAAATGCACGAGCTGGCCTCCCCCACAGTAAACAAATAGGCTGCTATAAAGTCCTTGTATTCCCAATGGTTCTCAACCCTGGCTGCCGCCGGCCAGACGGTGCTTTACGGCTATGTGATAGAGCTTTATTTTATGCTGCAGGTTTTGTCTGGATATCCCCAAAATCCTGGCGCTTTTGGAAATATTGTAGCAGTTCTCGGCCAGCACATCCAATAAAAGCTCTTTTTCATAGGCATGAAGGGCTTCCTTTAAGTCACGTGTTCCTGTTTCTTCGCCTTTCATTTTTTACCTCCATTTTATCCAAATATCCGTTCATAGGCCTCTGGATCAAAGGGGACCTTGCGCCCGATGCAGTCATATTTCTTGCACAGACTACAATTATCATAATCCGCATCGCTTGAAAAAAGCAGCTCCGACACCGAGTATCCCGGCTCCATATAGTTTTTTTCTGTCAGCCGGACCCCAATGGTCTCCGTCACGTCTCCGATGATCTCAAAAAGAGCAGGATTGTTGGCGATCGGCCAGTCTGGCAGTGAGCCCGGATTCAAGCGTCCCATATGGTCAAAGGCAAAATGCTCTTTTAAATAGCGGTCCACCGCCGCACGAGCCTCTCTGAGCGCGGCATATTTTAACAGATTACGCACCTCATCTGAGGGCTGCCGGAGGGCGTCCAGCTCGTCGCCGGCAGTTACCACTGTGGCAAAAACCCGTTCGATTCCCTTCAGCTTTTCCGCCAGCAGATGGCTTTCAAAAGTTTTATGCGCAACCTGCACCCGGTCATCGCCAAGCGCCTTTACAGCGCACCATTTAATGATGGCCCTGGGCCTCACAATCTTTTCGGCCGCTGCTGCCCATCGTAGAAGCTCGCTGTAAACCTGTGATTGGGGATCAATGTTTTTATCCTCTGCAAAAGCCTCGATGTCATAAAAAATTTCCATGGGATTAAATACGATTTTTTCCATTTTGTTTTCCGCCTTTCTCGCGATCACTTTTTATCATCAAGCAGATTACCACGGCTAAAACTGCCATTACCAGCATCAGCTGATAGGCCAGAGTAAAGCTGCCTGTTGCCTTTTTAATTGCGCCGCCCGCATAATTGCCGATCATGGAGCCCAGCCCCAGCGAAAGGTTTAACAGCCCGAACAGGCGGGCTGTTTTATCCGGCGGCAAAATTCTTGAAACATAGGTAGGATGCAGTCCAAAAATACCATTGTAGGTCAGCCCAAAAATAGCACAGGCCAAAAGCGCAGCAGCCGCACCGCCTAAAAAGACCACTGAGGCAATGGACAGCACCGATATCCCGTAGGTTATGATCATGGCTGTTTTAGCCGAGGTGCGGTCCGCCAGCATACCGGCCATAAGACCGCTGAAAATACCGATAAAGCCAAACACGCTCCAGCAAAGTCCTGAAACCTGCTCACTGAGTCCCAGATCCTCCTGCATAAGGGGAACAATGTAGCTTTGAAAGGGGATCAGATAAAGACCCGAAACCACAAGCAGAGCCACCAGCAGCAAGTAATGCCGCCAGACACTGCCGGCGGGCTGTCCTCCCTGCGCAACCGGTCCGGGCTCATGCCCTGACTCCGCCAGCCCAGGACCCTCTGGGCTCTTTTTCCCGAGCGCTGTAACTGCATAAATTCCTACGGCCCCCAGAATAAGACTGATCATCCCAAAGACCAGCCACACTGTGTGCCATGTGCCGTATTTAAGGAGCCACGGAATAAGCACACCGTTTAAAATCAAGCCAAAGGAGGTTCCGCTTGAGATAATCCCCAGGCTCTTTCCCCGGTTCTTCTCCTGGATATTTTCTGCCACAAAGGCCACCATGGGTATCCAGGAGGTTGCGGCAAAAATCCCCTGGAGGGTAACAATACAGAGCAGTACCCATGGGTTATTCACAAACGCCAGCAGTGTGACGCTGACGCCGCAGAGCACTACCGAGCCTCCAATCAAATGCCTGACGCTGACCACGCTGCAGAGCAGCCCGCCAAGCAGTGAAAACAACAGATAGGCGCCCTGATGAAAGGCGTTAATCCGGCCTACAAATTCATAGTCAATCCCCAGCTCTCTGACAATATCCGGGGTAATCATCGAAAAAATATATCTTCCAAAAGCAAAGGTAATCGTGATAAAGCCTGTCAGGCAGCAGACATAAATAAGCTCTCTGCGTCTTTCAGTCATGATAATCCCTTCCTTCTGTCATTCAGT
The DNA window shown above is from Eubacterium limosum and carries:
- a CDS encoding winged helix-turn-helix transcriptional regulator — protein: MSTLKNTESQTCTGNCPCGEYCLLTIALNLIGGKWKIPIICALKQDGPTRYNELKRKISGITNTMLASSLKELESSGLIYRRQYDEMPVRVEYSLAELAEGLIPILSQLAMWGQQMHELASPTVNK
- a CDS encoding amino acid-binding protein codes for the protein MLIKQLSIFIENKKGHLASITKVICDAGIDIRAISVFDSSEFGILRLVVNEPYKAAELLKEAGHVAKMTDVLAVEPEDRIGAMYRIFDTLSDNDINVEYVYSFVMRNQSAMPLVIMKTSDQEKAIEVLKNSGVIVLPKEDVYQVD
- a CDS encoding helix-turn-helix domain-containing protein; the protein is MKGEETGTRDLKEALHAYEKELLLDVLAENCYNISKSARILGISRQNLQHKIKLYHIAVKHRLAGGSQG
- a CDS encoding glutamine--tRNA ligase/YqeY domain fusion protein, with translation METNEKTNFIINAIDEDNKNHVYTDERVHTRFPPEPNGYLHIGHAKASLLNYRIAKKYNGKFNLRFDDTNPVKEDIEYVNSIKEDLSWLGIDWEDRLYFASSYFSKMAEYAVELIKKGLAFVDDLNADQIREYRGTLKAPGKESPYRNRSVSENLELFEKMKAGEFDEGVKVLRAKIDMASPNMNMRDPVIYRILHTKHPNTDEDWYIYPMYDFAHPVEDAIEGITHSLCTLEFEDHRPFYDWVLANLDDFKAEHPRQIEFAKLNLSGTIMGKRYLKRLVDEGIVDGWDDPRLATISGMRRRGYTPEAIQAFCEEIGVAKANSTVDIAMLEHFIRDDLKLKAPRVNAVLDPLKVTITNYPEDQIEWLEIETNLDVPEMGMHKMPFGREIYVEKSDFMEVPVKKYFRLFPGNEVRLRGAYFITCNEVIKDENGEVIELKCTYDPETKSGSGFTGRKVKGTIHWVSASEGEQVEVHMLNPLLKDEEGFDADTFLDKINPDSLKKITAWVEPRVLEASPYDKFQFVRQGYFSVDPKYSTEGNPVFNQVVPLKSSWRPGK
- a CDS encoding pyridoxamine 5'-phosphate oxidase family protein, translating into MKIQEDVKKVIEGSSYVTIVTVGEAGEPHPIIVGNVKAGEDAIIIGIYKMEVTQKNLQKNPKTWILAATVDGGPKGYRLVGNAVVKDKEVIFTPESAELLL
- a CDS encoding MFS transporter; this translates as MSVEMSQSKKTLAVIAIMATAIAVMADLAINPVIGLLYQAYPDSMGYINYFISGPMLIVVIASLLTGVVLKKVNKRTVMIAGGVVFAVGAILGVLVDDFLYMCIMRTLVGIGSGVVNVVAVALIADLYEDETKRAKITGYYNAALSLVGVIFSYAAGILAASGVWQNVFKIYWSAVPMVILLIVFIPSIRPESQAAQQSGGKAEKESLGWRFWWMSFGWFVMNVVLGGTVLYYLSSYIMENGIGGTELAGISASVKSLAGFVLCLGFGFVYSKLKRQTITLCYLVAALSLFILILFPSVATVLVVGTIGGCTYKYAFSYAYAQGFAIVPKSRYDDSVSISTAVYGIGSFASTYYATWLTQIMHTDSFVKTWIISAIILAVLFVAEIFVSAIEKKRFTKTSEA
- a CDS encoding phenylacetate--CoA ligase family protein, which produces MIWSLKETLPREEIREIQFKRLKKTLKHVYKNVPYYRNLFKANKIKPDDIRSLEDLRFLPFTTKEDLRMNYPFGLFAVPKEKIVRYHASSGTTGNPTVVGYTRKDLETWAECIARLVTMGGVTKRDTAHVSFGYGLFTGAFGLHQGLEKVGAGVVPMSSGNTQKQIKIMKDFGATVLIGTPSYALRLAEVAQDMGLDPATDLNLRVGCFGGEGSTEAMRAKINEAFGLFATENYGMSELIGPGVSGECQALTGMHINEDHFIAEIIDPVTLEVLPEGETGELVITPITKQALPLIRYRTKDITHLDYSPCACGRTTARMAKIEGRTDDMLIISGVNVFPSQIEEVLLSIDGIGSNYLITVSKKGYLDKIEIDVEVIDHDLLDSVTKLDALYAEIKTKLHTILGIHPTIHLVEPKSLKRSEGKAQRVLDLRNEK